CTGGATCTGGGACTGGGAATTGATAGCCATGGAGACTAACTACTTTTATGCAACGTACTGGAGCTTCCAAGTAAATAAAGATTACTCGACGTTTCGATCGTTGGTTGGTCCACAATAACAAAGAGTACACTATTCGGAAGACAACGAAGAAACCCCTTCGCTATTTTCTTTAACAAATAACCATTTCCATCCACTTTGCAGCAGGTACTGCTGGCTTGATGCACCCATGTCTCAGCTCTGTAAAGTGTAACCTTAAGCTTTGAAATGATTTCAACTTATACTCTCAACTATTTTGAACGTCAATATCATGTCTTTTTTAGaattcataaaaacaaaaatttcagttCCAATGATAGAGAATCGAAAGCTGAATTACGGTCTAATCTCAAAGTAGGAGTTCCCACAAATTTCGAGTACTAGTTCATGTTATTTTCGATATTTTAGCCAGGCTATAGAAATTAATCAATGCCTAAGCTCCATTTGATAGGCTTTATTTATTGTGAGCAACGTGGGGCCAAAAAGAGGGGGAAAGAAAATAGATTGTGGGGATTTTCGGAGAAGTTATGAtgtaaagataataaaaaagatGGCTGTAAAAATAATAAGCTCTCTGTAAGGAATGTGAAGAAATGGGGTCAACAGTGCTAAACAGTTCACCCACTACAATGAGTGATATTATAAGAGGCACGTGGAGATCAGCATTttgattataatatataaattaattcattatttaaaaataattaaaattaaaattcataaagtCAAAAAATATgattgattgagttttagttcagCTGATATCATTGTTGttgtaataatttgaaagatttaatCATGTAAGTTAAGTGATTGAATCAGGATGgactaaattaattagtttagcttttaatttcaaatattaaaattaataaatttaattaattaactaaatagcggtgaaataatattagaataaaaaatattattatatagaaaaacaaactttatataataagatttaaactatattttattttctatagtgatgaaatttatattatataatatacttACCTTTTATAAACCTATAAGTGGAAAAAGGAAATCCTCACTAGAAGAATTTTACATGCAGTGCGGTGGAACTTTTTCCACAAGTGTCATTGAAAGCAATGGAAGGGAGCATTGTGATGATGTTTCAAAGTTATTTCCCATTTCCATATGAGGTAAAATTGTGGGGTGGGGGgtgattttttgtttcaaaGTAGGAACATGTCATTTTTGCTGCACTTACTAACTTGTCAGTCAAAACTTTTATGaagctaaaagaaaaatagagcgTGGGATGATTTAGCCAAAAAGTGCTTGTGTTTTATGATTAAcatcaaagaaagaaagaaaaaaatctggTGATAGACAGAGACCTAACCATTATGTTAGTTCTTATCTTTCTTACTGGCAGGAGAAAAGTGAATGTCAAACTATCTAAACTGAAAGTTTGGTGCCTTAGATTTTTGACTTTGAAAGTTGAGCATTCCCAATCCCACATAATTAAAATGAGGAAAAAAAGACTTCGATGTTACCCTCCATAAACTCAACAAAAGTCTTGCAGAATTATGAAAAATACATACGGTGGAGAGTTTCCTACATCAAAGGGTCATATATGTATAACCTTGTGGAGAGTTTCCTACATCAAGGGTCATTTCCCAATAACATAAGCAATTAAAGTTTGTCGCGTTCATTGTTCTATCTTCAAAGAAGATTTGTTGGTGGGACTAATTGGGAGGTTGATGAATACTGTAATGGAGAAAAGAAGTGGCTAATATTTTGACCTTTTGAGGATAAGGTACAGCCAGAATTATAGTCCTTGTCATGTGGATATTTTCATTCTAAGTTAGGAAAATGATTTTATACAACTTCATAATTGATCCCTAGCTTAGGCAGTCAGTTACATATATGGATGATAATATATCCACTGATATGGTCAACTTCATCACCTCACTCTTGTTTTAGTTGGTTAGGCTTCTAATCATGGAACATCCTTGAAAATGATCAATTTTACCCTAAAGCTGGCTGACCGGTCTTGTTTGGACTACATTGATGATTCTTGCTGCTCTTATGTGAAGAAGAATGGtgattaaatatgttttaaaaattaatcaaaggaGCCATGGATCCTACATGTTTTCAACTTAGCTGAATGCTTTACTGAACACTAGTAAATTTGTTGAAGCTGGCTTCCATGCTGCACAAGGAGCGGACCAAGCTATCGAGCCATGCAGACGCAACAGAAGCTCATGCTGCTGATTCATTTTGGTTACttcaaatgtttgttttgttacTTAGTTTGATTTGAACTAAGTTGTCAATGTACTTGATGTAATTAGGTAATGTTTGAGCTGATAAATCAGCTTTGCAAAGTGTACAAGTTAAGTTTAACAAGTTTCAATGtacttagtggtagtaggtagtGTTTAGGTAATCATTTTGCTTCACTTTGACCAGCTTATGTCTGGTATATGTATTGGCATTATGCCATTTTTAtgttaatgaaaaatttatcaaaagatTCATCATCAAACTCTCTCTTCTTGCTTTTCTTTTGTCTTTCAAGTTTGATTCTGTATTGTTTGCTCAGCAAGTATCGAGCCTTTAAGCTCAAGAAACTGCTTGCATCCTTCATTTTTGCATTCTCAGttccaacaaaattttaacGCAATCAATATGAGAGATAACTAGGAAACGTGTAACAATGTATTGGCAATTTCTATAataaagtgaattttttttattagactagatcatatatatttatcaagattTATGAAAGATTATTATAGCTAACTAGCTGTGTTGGTATAATTCAGGTTGAGCTGATCAATCAGGGCAATGTTAAtgtcatgaaaaataaaagcaataaatATACTATGACGTAGTTGCAAATCGTATAGAGATGCTTCAGAGGCTAAAATTGAATGAACAAAAGGATGCCAATATATTATTGAGACCTCTTTTATTGACATTTGCAAATGTCGTTACAAAATAAATTCCTCACTTAGATCTTAACTCCACACGAAACAAGAAAACAACTTTGGACCACTGATAGGCCAATGTCAGAAGCCAAAAAGAAAGGGtcaataaatcaaaatagttgGGAAAAGAacggaaaagaaaaagatttgaGGGGTATGTTTTTGGTCAAACTGGACCCGAGAAATGAGTCATATTGATCAACATTTAGGAAGATCTGCTGGTGGAGGCAGCAATTTCTGATTAGGAAGTTCACCATCCAAGACAATCCAAGCCATCCTCAAGCCCCAGCTGGTGTGCACTTCTAGATGGCAATGCATGAACCATACCCCTGCAAGCATGTGGTTCTTGTTGTCATTGGTCATTATCATCAAATCTAAGCAAGAATTTGGTGCATCTAATTTATGTTCAACATGTCACTTACCTGGATTGTCTGCTAGAAAACGAATGGCAACCCAACCTCCTGATGGCACACCAACAGTGTTCCTTTCAATAGGGTCAATCAGGTTGAACTTTGCAGGGTCCTTATTTGGATCAAAGTTACCAAAACCCCGACCGACAACGAAGAAATTGAAGCCATGTAGATGAAGAGGGTGGCTTTCCGCTCCAAGGATGCTCGTGTCCTGCATAACTAGCTCCACAGAAGTGTTAAAAGGAAGCACTACTACCTTTGTTCCGTTGCTTACCATAGTATTGTTAGGTGGTGTGCCTGTATAGTTAAATGGAATTATAGGACTGCTAGGAAAATCAGGGACGTAAACCCCGTTTGATTGGCCGAAGAAATGAGCCTGGAGTAGTGCTGTAGTTGGCATTGCAAATGATACGTTATTGACTGAAGCTGCAAACTTGGTTCCATTAGGTCCTTGGCAGGTTTGGTTATGCTGGCATGGGCTGGTTCCAAGACCAACTGTGAAGAAAAAATGCTTATCAACCTTTTGGGGCACGTTGGCAGGATATTCTGCACTGGCCAGGCTACGGAGTTTATTCACGAAATTTGTAGCAAAGGAAGTGTTATTTAAAGCAGGTAGATTTGGTTTAAACAAGGGGAGCATTTTAATTGAGAGGCTTGAATGAAGGCTATTGGGCAGTGACTCGTATTCTAAGATGCCGGCAACAGTCGAATTATCAAATGTTCCTTGGCCTGTCACATATGGTCTAGCAGTCATGAAGAATGTGGCATTTGGATATCTTGGTTTAGTCTTAAGGATCACATTTGTGGTTTGACCAGGGGCAATGAGAAGTGTTTCAGTCTCAAATGGTTTAACATAAATGGCATCAACATCTACAACAGTTAGTGTGTGATTTGCTATGCTGAAGAAGAGCTCATCGTTGAGTGCCGCATTGATTAAACGCAGAAGGTAAGTCTTGCCAGGTTTCACCTTAAGCTTGAATGTATCTATCAAAATTATTAGCCCCCGCGTAAATCCCATAGCTCTGTAATTTATGTGGGTGTATATTTAGTTTAACACAAAGTTTTAGCTATTTTGTACCTTTGGCAGAGCAGTTATAAAGTGGTCCAGGAAGACCGTTGATGGTATAAGCATCAGAGACATTCGGGCCTCCACCAGTCTGGAGTGCCTGGCTAATTACAGCCTCAGGGTCTGTATTGAACCACTCTCCTACAATTTATCATAAAGGGGTTTGATTTGAGTTCGCAAAAATAAATGTAGAATCTTAATTGATCAGTTCATTGATGATTTCATTACCGAAAATGATGGGAACTTCCTTGTACGGCTTAGCAAAAGGGTAAGGAACACCACGCTTGGGAAGAATGATAATGGGACCATAAAGAGTGGCTCTTAACCACGATATATGGGCGTGCCAGAAGAGAGTCCCTCTTTGGCCCACAATTGTGAAGTTGTAAACGTAGCTTTGACCAGTTTGTATGGGACATTGAGTCACATATGCTGGCCCATCTGCCCACCCACTTCGAAGCTGTCGAAT
This sequence is a window from Gossypium raimondii isolate GPD5lz chromosome 5, ASM2569854v1, whole genome shotgun sequence. Protein-coding genes within it:
- the LOC105767839 gene encoding laccase-17 translates to MNTYTQGVVQSSPEKEEKSDQEKEMAVPLISSPPFLVFFSFFTLCLLADPVLGITRHYKFDIKLYNVTRLCRTRSIVSVNRQFPGPRIVAREGDQLLIKVVNHVPNNISIHWHGIRQLRSGWADGPAYVTQCPIQTGQSYVYNFTIVGQRGTLFWHAHISWLRATLYGPIIILPKRGVPYPFAKPYKEVPIIFGEWFNTDPEAVISQALQTGGGPNVSDAYTINGLPGPLYNCSAKDTFKLKVKPGKTYLLRLINAALNDELFFSIANHTLTVVDVDAIYVKPFETETLLIAPGQTTNVILKTKPRYPNATFFMTARPYVTGQGTFDNSTVAGILEYESLPNSLHSSLSIKMLPLFKPNLPALNNTSFATNFVNKLRSLASAEYPANVPQKVDKHFFFTVGLGTSPCQHNQTCQGPNGTKFAASVNNVSFAMPTTALLQAHFFGQSNGVYVPDFPSSPIIPFNYTGTPPNNTMVSNGTKVVVLPFNTSVELVMQDTSILGAESHPLHLHGFNFFVVGRGFGNFDPNKDPAKFNLIDPIERNTVGVPSGGWVAIRFLADNPGVWFMHCHLEVHTSWGLRMAWIVLDGELPNQKLLPPPADLPKC